In the genome of Chlamydia trachomatis A/HAR-13, one region contains:
- a CDS encoding type III secretion system protein, translated as MPVLPRFLKNKIASTKSLGYLLAAILIGFIMLYKPSSPQPTPTVASTEKKPSHWLKLSHLGNLQSIEIQAKKEQLEKDLTLFEPVLQATVALSQEEDSLAEISVILSLPQASTLSPSLVHSITDYLTRSVPGLTKEYITLSDQHGNLYSPLFEQSNTLLTTSLERSLQTILPQTHFALNYIPVADEGHLQLLVDEDYLNTLPKGARVKLLSHMQEILSAFPEMHPSVDIVPFLKPVAHKTSRLSSIVLSITIVLLSLGILGFATFYLAFHTYDHVSQQKEKIQSINIPKLIEMMKRESPEKVALILSYLDSAKAEELLNKLPEEMKSAVLKLRT; from the coding sequence ATGCCGGTGCTACCTCGCTTTCTAAAAAATAAGATCGCCTCCACTAAATCTTTAGGCTACCTTCTTGCAGCTATTCTTATTGGCTTCATCATGTTGTATAAACCATCCTCTCCTCAGCCTACCCCTACTGTAGCCTCTACAGAGAAAAAACCCTCACATTGGCTGAAGCTCTCCCATTTAGGGAATCTTCAATCGATAGAAATCCAAGCAAAGAAAGAGCAATTAGAAAAAGATCTGACTCTATTTGAGCCTGTGCTCCAAGCAACGGTTGCTCTATCCCAAGAAGAAGACTCCTTAGCAGAAATCTCCGTGATCCTTTCTCTTCCTCAGGCTTCGACATTATCCCCATCACTCGTGCACTCAATCACTGATTACCTGACACGCAGCGTCCCTGGGTTAACTAAAGAATATATCACCTTGTCCGATCAGCATGGTAATCTCTACTCCCCTCTCTTCGAACAAAGTAATACCCTACTCACTACCTCATTAGAACGCTCACTACAAACGATTCTTCCTCAAACGCATTTCGCCTTAAACTATATTCCTGTAGCGGATGAAGGCCATTTGCAACTTCTCGTCGATGAGGACTACCTCAATACTCTTCCTAAAGGTGCACGTGTTAAGTTGCTCTCGCATATGCAAGAGATTCTCTCAGCATTCCCAGAAATGCATCCGTCTGTAGATATTGTCCCTTTCCTAAAACCCGTAGCACACAAAACTTCTCGCCTATCCTCAATTGTCTTGAGTATTACTATTGTGTTACTAAGCCTTGGAATTCTAGGCTTTGCTACCTTCTATCTTGCTTTTCATACCTATGACCATGTCTCTCAACAGAAAGAAAAAATACAGAGCATAAATATACCAAAGCTGATAGAGATGATGAAAAGAGAATCCCCAGAAAAAGTTGCATTGATTCTCTCCTATCTAGACTCAGCAAAAGCGGAAGAACTTCTTAATAAACTTCCTGAAGAAATGAAGAGTGCTGTGTTAAAGTTAAGAACATAA
- a CDS encoding iron-sulfur cluster assembly scaffold protein, translating to MMIPFYPFPLWGSFPARSLRFFFQPKHGGALSHDQEDEEIQLVIGKQGHLLMGNTLLFYWLVDKTNGIIREAKFQYFGHPYLLVLAEATCSLVIGKTFAEAYKITINDLDQEVRGHAHPSIFLEDLSPLYHLVIDALDIAIEQCVDIPVNDSPFPFKDALSQLSEGNPYSTEEWGALSHDEQLSALNTMMKEKITPLVAVDSGDVRIVHFEGLTVTIAYSGNCSSCLSSVGSTLNSIGQLFRAHVYPLLEIKVDEQSLLF from the coding sequence ATGATGATTCCATTTTATCCTTTCCCCTTATGGGGGAGCTTCCCTGCAAGATCCTTACGCTTTTTCTTCCAACCTAAACATGGCGGAGCCCTATCGCATGACCAAGAGGATGAAGAAATACAACTTGTCATAGGAAAGCAAGGGCACCTACTCATGGGAAACACTTTGCTGTTCTACTGGCTGGTAGACAAAACCAATGGCATAATCCGTGAAGCTAAATTTCAATATTTCGGACACCCTTATCTCCTTGTACTCGCTGAAGCCACCTGCTCTTTAGTCATTGGGAAAACTTTTGCCGAAGCGTATAAAATCACAATTAATGATCTAGACCAAGAAGTCCGCGGACACGCGCACCCTTCCATTTTCCTAGAAGACCTCTCTCCTCTCTACCATCTAGTCATAGATGCCTTAGACATTGCTATTGAACAATGTGTGGATATTCCCGTGAATGACAGCCCTTTCCCTTTCAAAGATGCACTATCTCAGCTTAGCGAAGGGAATCCCTACTCCACAGAAGAGTGGGGAGCTCTCTCCCATGACGAACAGCTCTCAGCATTGAATACTATGATGAAAGAGAAAATAACACCTCTCGTCGCCGTGGATTCCGGAGATGTTCGCATCGTTCATTTCGAAGGGCTTACTGTAACCATTGCCTACTCAGGAAATTGTTCGTCCTGTCTATCCTCTGTAGGATCTACTCTCAATTCGATAGGGCAGCTCTTTCGAGCTCATGTTTATCCTTTATTAGAAATAAAAGTGGACGAACAGTCTCTACTATTTTAA
- a CDS encoding aminotransferase class V-fold PLP-dependent enzyme: MDGTKIHETRSFSWLNNQQAIPPSEMVKEAFQRYADVFSYSANTSILTLQAEAEASARKLTGCQEKAFTFHFILHYPNVTAIIVAALLENQNAFQGRNHLLVPSCEQQFIINALCRRQNLGTTYDWVTSKNGRVKESDLAEALSPRTLLFSISAANGMTGFLEAIPELAALCKERGVIFHIDLSDILGRCALPTELYQADILTFSSQSLGGIGPSGAMFISPALTKYFSLWLPSNPQVPTCLSSLAAFSLACQERTTAFSSLVLSAISSRAALKQALSAIPQVEFLLEDSAPRLPNVAVFAIPGIPAESLGFFLSQKNIFVGLGYERFQPLSQILQSSGISPFLCHSALHVSFTERTPTTHFSALATALQEGISHLQPLVTQSL, encoded by the coding sequence ATGGACGGGACAAAAATTCACGAAACACGCTCCTTCTCTTGGTTAAACAACCAACAAGCCATCCCTCCTTCCGAAATGGTGAAGGAGGCTTTTCAACGTTACGCAGACGTATTTTCGTACAGCGCAAATACCTCCATTCTGACTTTACAAGCAGAAGCTGAAGCTTCTGCCCGCAAACTCACAGGGTGTCAGGAGAAGGCTTTTACCTTTCATTTTATTCTTCATTACCCGAATGTCACGGCCATTATCGTGGCCGCTCTTCTGGAAAACCAAAATGCCTTCCAGGGGCGTAATCACCTTCTTGTTCCTTCTTGCGAGCAACAATTTATCATTAATGCTCTCTGCCGTCGGCAAAACTTAGGGACAACCTATGATTGGGTAACCAGCAAAAACGGCCGCGTAAAAGAATCCGATCTAGCAGAAGCTCTTTCCCCGCGGACCTTGCTGTTTTCCATATCTGCTGCGAATGGTATGACAGGATTTCTGGAAGCGATCCCTGAGCTTGCTGCGTTATGTAAAGAACGCGGGGTAATTTTCCACATAGACCTGAGTGATATCTTAGGAAGATGCGCGCTACCCACAGAACTCTATCAAGCAGATATCCTTACTTTTTCTTCACAGTCTCTTGGTGGGATTGGTCCCTCAGGAGCGATGTTTATTTCTCCCGCTTTAACAAAATATTTTTCCTTATGGCTTCCTAGTAATCCACAAGTCCCTACCTGCCTGAGTTCTCTTGCAGCTTTTTCTCTTGCCTGTCAGGAACGTACAACCGCTTTCTCCTCTCTTGTGCTTTCTGCTATTTCTTCTCGAGCAGCTCTTAAACAGGCTCTTTCCGCTATTCCTCAAGTCGAATTCCTTTTGGAAGACAGTGCCCCTCGTCTCCCTAATGTCGCTGTCTTTGCTATTCCTGGTATCCCTGCAGAGTCCTTAGGATTTTTCCTTTCCCAGAAAAATATTTTTGTAGGGTTAGGCTATGAACGCTTCCAGCCTCTATCGCAGATTTTACAAAGTTCGGGCATCTCTCCCTTCTTATGCCACAGCGCTTTACACGTATCTTTTACTGAACGTACTCCTACTACACACTTCTCTGCATTAGCAACCGCCTTACAAGAAGGGATCTCTCACCTACAACCACTGGTTACTCAATCCTTATGA